One window of Streptomyces sp. SUK 48 genomic DNA carries:
- a CDS encoding DUF3117 domain-containing protein: MAAMKPRTGDGPLEVTKEGRGIVMRVPLEGGGRLVVELTPDEAEALGDALKKVVV; the protein is encoded by the coding sequence ATGGCGGCCATGAAGCCGCGGACGGGCGATGGTCCGCTCGAGGTGACCAAGGAGGGGCGGGGCATCGTCATGCGCGTTCCGCTCGAAGGCGGCGGTCGACTCGTCGTCGAGCTGACCCCTGACGAGGCCGAGGCGCTCGGCGACGCGCTCAAGAAGGTCGTCGTCTGA